Proteins from a single region of Aerococcus viridans:
- the galE gene encoding UDP-glucose 4-epimerase GalE, whose amino-acid sequence MAILVTGGTGYIGSHTTIELIQAGYDVVIVDDYSNSKPVVLERIEEISGVRPRFYEANVLDKEALTHIFEVENIEAVIHFAAFKAVGESVAKPIKYYDNNLGGLVSVLEVMQEFNVNKIVFSSSATVYGMDNESPLTEDLPTSATNPYGYTKVMNEQILRDLAVADDTWSVMILRYFNPIGAHESGLIGEDPTDIPNNLMPYITQVAIGKRDHLSVFGSDYPTHDGTGVRDYIHVVDLAKGHVAAIKHALDHQGVETVNLGTGIGYSVLDLVNTFVAQNGVEVPYELVDRRPGDVAANYADASYAKTLLSWTAEHDLADMCRDSWKWQSNNPNGYDQD is encoded by the coding sequence ATGGCTATTCTAGTTACAGGTGGTACTGGTTATATCGGTTCCCACACAACAATTGAATTAATCCAAGCCGGCTATGATGTCGTGATCGTGGATGATTATTCAAACAGTAAACCAGTCGTTTTAGAACGAATTGAAGAAATTTCTGGTGTGCGTCCACGCTTCTATGAAGCAAACGTATTAGACAAAGAGGCATTAACCCATATCTTTGAAGTAGAAAATATTGAAGCAGTGATTCATTTCGCAGCCTTCAAAGCAGTTGGTGAATCAGTTGCCAAACCAATTAAATACTACGACAACAACCTAGGTGGTTTAGTATCAGTTCTTGAAGTGATGCAAGAGTTTAATGTCAATAAAATTGTCTTCTCTTCATCTGCCACTGTATACGGTATGGACAACGAGTCACCGTTAACAGAAGACCTACCAACAAGCGCAACAAACCCATACGGTTACACCAAAGTCATGAACGAACAAATCCTTCGTGACCTGGCAGTAGCTGACGACACGTGGTCAGTCATGATCTTACGTTACTTCAACCCAATCGGTGCCCACGAATCAGGCCTAATCGGTGAAGACCCAACAGATATTCCAAACAACCTAATGCCTTATATCACTCAAGTGGCCATCGGTAAACGCGACCACTTATCTGTATTTGGTAGTGACTATCCAACCCATGACGGTACAGGTGTCCGCGACTACATCCACGTCGTTGACCTAGCCAAAGGTCACGTAGCCGCAATCAAACACGCACTTGACCACCAAGGCGTTGAGACAGTTAACTTAGGAACAGGAATTGGCTACTCAGTCCTAGACCTGGTCAACACATTTGTAGCCCAAAATGGCGTAGAAGTCCCATACGAGCTAGTAGACCGACGTCCTGGTGACGTCGCTGCCAATTACGCAGACGCTTCATATGCCAAAACATTATTATCTTGGACAGCAGAACATGATCTAGCTGACATGTGCCGTGACTCATGGAAATGGCAATCAAACAATCCAAACGGTTACGACCAAGACTAA
- a CDS encoding prephenate dehydrogenase, translating into MKIGIVGLGVIGGSFAEALQTAGYHDIYGIDSNQETLDTAVEMGIIKEGFLTGENILGQVDLTIMALYPKTAVQFIAANRDFFKDGSVLMDTTGTKENFMAELATVLPDNIEVVYTHPMAGRENRGIAYAQGSVFQGANFLITPTEANNEDTLGKIESLATEIGFGKINRVSASFHDQMISFTSQLPHAIAISLMNSDHEERETGKFTGDSYPELTRIAKINEDLWSELFIDNKHYLLQSIQDFEAQLNLIKDAIRTDDREQLKELFRHSTANRLKLEAEMDERKRRG; encoded by the coding sequence ATGAAGATTGGGATAGTAGGATTAGGTGTAATTGGTGGTTCGTTTGCGGAGGCGTTACAAACTGCAGGTTATCATGACATCTACGGGATTGATAGTAACCAAGAAACGCTTGATACCGCAGTTGAGATGGGCATTATTAAGGAAGGTTTTCTAACTGGTGAAAACATCTTAGGTCAAGTGGACCTGACCATTATGGCCTTGTACCCGAAAACAGCTGTGCAATTTATTGCAGCTAACCGCGACTTCTTTAAAGATGGTAGCGTCTTAATGGATACAACGGGAACGAAAGAGAACTTTATGGCCGAGCTGGCGACCGTATTACCGGACAATATTGAAGTTGTCTACACCCACCCTATGGCAGGTCGTGAGAACCGAGGGATTGCCTACGCACAAGGGTCGGTATTTCAAGGCGCTAACTTCCTGATCACGCCAACTGAAGCCAATAATGAAGATACTTTGGGCAAAATAGAATCCCTAGCCACTGAGATTGGTTTCGGTAAAATCAACCGCGTTTCAGCTAGCTTCCATGATCAAATGATTTCATTCACCTCGCAACTGCCACATGCCATTGCGATTTCATTGATGAATTCAGACCATGAAGAACGCGAAACCGGTAAATTCACAGGTGACTCATACCCAGAATTAACCCGTATCGCCAAAATCAACGAAGACCTTTGGAGCGAACTTTTTATCGATAATAAGCATTACCTCTTACAATCGATTCAAGACTTTGAAGCCCAGTTAAACCTGATCAAAGACGCCATTCGAACCGACGATCGTGAGCAATTAAAAGAATTGTTCAGACATTCAACAGCTAATCGCTTGAAACTAGAAGCCGAAATGGATGAAAGGAAAAGACGAGGGTAA
- a CDS encoding peptide ABC transporter substrate-binding protein translates to MKKKLGILSLTALSLVLAACGNGGTTADNEEAAKNIKVTVNGELASLDSISSTDSPSQNTIANVMEGLYRPADNSSNELGVAAEEPTVSEDGLTYTFTIRDDADWSNGDPVTAQDFVYTYQKTVTPETIGGNANKFYVIENAEAIANGEAEPDTLGVKAIDDKTLEITLASPTTYFTDLLATPYYLPVNHNVATELGSDYGTSAENAVYNGPFEVSDWNSTEIEWTLTKNDEYWDAENVDLDQIDWVMSKENSTNVNLFEGGELQYTEITTPYVQEYQDSEVLHIEPKGMIGYMEFNSQSSPTNNVHFRRAISQAYDKEAFVDAILDDGSQAAGGWIPSEFGSDPESGIDFREENGDLMTFDLEAAQEEWALALEDLGTDTVEIELLTSDTDTSKATSEYLQAQLQTNLPGLTVTVRNVPLKSRQAITGTGEFDIVYGTYNPSYADPTAFLDYFVTGSSLSSGDFSDATYDELMTEGKTTNALDPAARWDNFLAAEKYLVEDAAAVSPIYQGAYANLIDPSLENVINQPNGVAQYYRVATYNVTE, encoded by the coding sequence ATGAAGAAAAAATTGGGTATTCTCTCATTAACGGCATTGTCATTGGTGCTTGCGGCTTGTGGCAATGGTGGCACAACGGCGGATAATGAAGAAGCGGCTAAAAACATCAAAGTGACGGTGAACGGCGAACTGGCGTCGCTTGATAGTATCTCTTCGACAGATTCACCAAGTCAAAATACCATTGCCAACGTAATGGAAGGTTTATACCGGCCTGCTGATAACAGCAGTAACGAATTAGGGGTTGCGGCTGAGGAACCAACCGTTTCAGAAGACGGTTTAACTTATACCTTCACCATCCGTGACGATGCAGACTGGTCAAATGGTGACCCGGTAACTGCCCAAGACTTCGTTTATACCTACCAAAAAACAGTTACACCTGAAACTATTGGTGGCAACGCCAATAAATTCTATGTCATTGAAAATGCGGAAGCTATCGCAAACGGTGAAGCTGAACCGGATACGCTGGGTGTTAAAGCTATCGATGATAAAACATTGGAGATTACCCTTGCCTCTCCAACAACTTACTTCACTGACTTATTAGCTACACCTTACTACTTACCAGTCAACCATAATGTGGCCACTGAACTGGGTTCTGACTACGGAACTTCTGCAGAAAACGCCGTATATAACGGACCGTTTGAAGTGAGCGACTGGAATTCAACTGAAATTGAATGGACATTAACGAAAAATGACGAGTACTGGGACGCTGAAAATGTTGATTTAGATCAAATCGACTGGGTAATGTCTAAAGAAAACTCAACAAACGTGAACTTATTTGAAGGTGGCGAACTCCAATACACTGAAATCACTACCCCTTACGTTCAAGAATACCAAGACTCTGAAGTCTTACACATCGAACCTAAAGGTATGATTGGTTACATGGAATTCAACTCCCAATCAAGTCCAACAAATAACGTCCACTTCCGTCGCGCCATCAGCCAAGCTTATGACAAAGAAGCGTTTGTTGACGCCATCCTTGACGACGGTTCACAGGCAGCAGGTGGTTGGATTCCATCAGAATTCGGTTCTGACCCAGAATCAGGCATCGACTTCCGTGAAGAGAATGGTGATCTAATGACCTTTGACCTAGAAGCTGCCCAAGAAGAATGGGCCTTAGCCTTAGAAGACTTAGGAACAGATACAGTTGAAATTGAATTGTTAACTTCTGATACAGATACATCAAAAGCCACATCAGAATACCTACAAGCCCAACTTCAAACCAACTTACCAGGTTTAACAGTAACCGTTCGTAACGTGCCATTAAAATCCCGTCAAGCCATTACAGGAACAGGCGAATTTGACATCGTATACGGTACCTATAACCCGTCTTACGCCGATCCAACAGCCTTCCTTGACTACTTCGTGACTGGATCATCATTATCATCAGGTGACTTCTCAGACGCTACTTACGATGAATTAATGACCGAAGGCAAAACAACTAACGCCCTTGACCCAGCAGCACGTTGGGACAACTTCCTAGCCGCTGAAAAATACCTAGTAGAAGACGCTGCAGCAGTCAGCCCAATCTACCAAGGAGCATACGCAAACCTAATTGACCCATCCTTGGAAAACGTCATCAACCAACCAAACGGGGTTGCGCAATACTACCGCGTAGCCACATACAACGTCACTGAATAA